One window of Microcoleus vaginatus PCC 9802 genomic DNA carries:
- a CDS encoding antibiotic biosynthesis monooxygenase, whose translation MSEFLDFLRHQFAYVAIGEFKPGKFEAAEQLFEKAVATYATGFKGAYLLQLPNTDKGIAIIFWESVEDMAANQSEAYQEILKQMTPLFAKIPDTNVYEIVSEIQPKSE comes from the coding sequence ATGTCAGAATTTCTAGACTTTCTCAGACATCAGTTTGCCTACGTTGCCATTGGCGAATTTAAACCAGGAAAATTTGAAGCTGCAGAACAACTTTTTGAAAAAGCCGTTGCGACTTATGCCACAGGTTTTAAGGGAGCATACCTGCTGCAATTGCCCAATACAGACAAAGGTATTGCCATCATTTTTTGGGAAAGCGTAGAAGATATGGCAGCCAATCAAAGCGAAGCTTATCAGGAAATATTGAAGCAGATGACGCCTTTGTTTGCCAAAATACCAGACACTAATGTTTATGAAATCGTCAGTGAAATTCAGCCCAAAAGTGAATAA
- the cas6 gene encoding CRISPR-associated endoribonuclease Cas6: MPHSIVLNLVPVAPIPSQFLTGRHLHAFFLNLVSAVDSDLSAYLHDQSHEKAFTLSPFQVSRKEAYKSSTPQAQKRVLPPASRTISQAVQWEHKQAIQENTPIWWRISLLDDGLFDRLTQLWQQLNFESPWHLGPTNIYITNILSEPQSNQPWVNFCSYAELFDRASETERQIAFSFCTPTNFRQGVYDSAMPTRESIFGSLANRWNKYSRIAIEPTFTEAIFPSFFDIRTEVSTDSRSKFIGCVGDISYRIMGDIAPATIKQINTLADFALYSGVGRKTPMGMGMTRRLQVF, translated from the coding sequence ATGCCCCACAGCATTGTTTTAAACCTGGTGCCAGTTGCACCAATTCCATCCCAGTTTTTAACGGGGCGGCATCTCCACGCTTTTTTTTTGAACCTTGTGAGTGCTGTAGACAGCGATTTGAGCGCGTACCTGCACGACCAATCTCATGAAAAAGCTTTTACTTTAAGCCCTTTTCAAGTAAGCAGAAAAGAGGCTTACAAAAGCAGCACGCCCCAGGCACAGAAGAGAGTTTTGCCTCCGGCTTCCCGCACAATTTCGCAGGCTGTACAGTGGGAACACAAGCAAGCAATTCAGGAAAATACGCCGATTTGGTGGCGAATTTCTCTGCTGGATGACGGTTTGTTCGATCGCCTAACTCAACTTTGGCAGCAACTTAATTTCGAGAGCCCTTGGCATCTCGGGCCGACAAATATATACATTACTAATATTTTGAGCGAACCGCAATCAAACCAGCCTTGGGTAAACTTTTGTAGTTACGCCGAATTGTTCGATAGAGCTTCGGAAACTGAGCGCCAAATTGCTTTTAGTTTTTGCACTCCTACTAATTTTCGGCAAGGTGTATATGATAGTGCTATGCCAACTAGAGAAAGTATTTTCGGCAGTTTAGCGAATCGCTGGAACAAGTACAGCAGAATTGCGATCGAACCTACTTTCACAGAAGCTATTTTCCCCAGTTTCTTTGATATCCGAACCGAAGTTAGTACGGATTCTCGCAGTAAATTTATTGGCTGCGTCGGCGATATTAGTTACCGAATTATGGGAGATATAGCTCCTGCTACTATCAAGCAAATTAACACTTTAGCCGATTTTGCGCTTTACAGCGGAGTCGGGCGAAAAACGCCGATGGGTATGGGAATGACGCGCCGGTTGCAGGTTTTTTAA
- a CDS encoding class I fructose-bisphosphate aldolase: MTATLSVPSSIESWLGDEAEELLTHQAKVSKDLLHLPGPDWVDRIFAQTDRSPQVLRALQQLYSSGRLANTGYLSILPVDQGIEHSAAASFAPNPIYFDSENIIKLAISAGCNAVATTLGVLGSVSRKYAHKIPFIVKLNHNELLTYPNQFDQIMFASVEQAWNLGAVAVGATIYFGSPESTRQIQEVSQAFAHAHEYGMATILWCYLRNDIFKQDKDYHIAADLTGQANHLGVTIQADIIKQKLPECNNGYGAVAKASDHSYGKTDKRVYSDLTTDHPIDLTRYQVLNCYAGRMGLINSGGASGKSDFAEAIRTAVINKRAGGCGLISGRKTFQRPFEEGVKLFNAIQDVYLSPEISIA; this comes from the coding sequence ATGACAGCTACACTATCAGTTCCCAGTTCGATCGAATCTTGGCTGGGCGACGAAGCCGAAGAGTTGCTCACCCATCAAGCGAAAGTTTCTAAAGATTTGTTGCACCTGCCGGGGCCGGATTGGGTCGATCGCATTTTTGCTCAAACCGATCGATCTCCCCAAGTTTTGCGAGCGCTTCAGCAACTCTATTCTAGCGGACGCTTGGCAAATACCGGCTATTTATCCATCCTGCCGGTAGACCAAGGAATCGAACACTCGGCGGCCGCTTCTTTTGCACCGAATCCCATCTATTTTGACAGCGAAAACATCATCAAACTAGCAATCTCTGCTGGCTGCAATGCTGTCGCGACAACGCTGGGAGTTTTGGGAAGCGTATCTCGCAAGTACGCGCACAAAATCCCTTTCATTGTCAAGCTCAATCATAACGAGTTGCTAACTTATCCCAATCAATTCGATCAAATAATGTTTGCTTCAGTCGAGCAAGCTTGGAATTTGGGAGCGGTTGCAGTGGGAGCAACAATTTATTTTGGTTCCCCGGAATCGACGCGACAAATCCAAGAAGTCAGTCAGGCTTTTGCTCACGCTCACGAATACGGAATGGCGACAATTCTGTGGTGCTACCTCCGCAACGATATCTTTAAACAAGACAAAGATTATCACATTGCGGCCGATTTGACAGGTCAAGCAAATCACTTAGGAGTGACAATTCAAGCTGACATTATCAAGCAGAAATTGCCCGAATGCAACAACGGCTATGGAGCAGTTGCTAAAGCTAGCGATCACAGTTACGGCAAAACCGACAAGCGGGTTTATTCGGATTTGACAACGGATCACCCGATCGATCTAACTCGCTATCAAGTGCTCAACTGTTATGCGGGAAGGATGGGTTTAATTAACTCCGGCGGTGCTTCCGGGAAAAGCGATTTTGCAGAAGCAATTCGCACGGCGGTAATCAACAAGCGCGCTGGCGGCTGTGGCTTAATTTCCGGCCGCAAAACTTTTCAGCGTCCTTTTGAAGAAGGCGTAAAATTGTTCAACGCCATTCAAGATGTTTATTTGTCGCCAGAAATCTCGATCGCCTAA
- a CDS encoding DUF3458 domain-containing protein, whose protein sequence is MSHTYFDSENGHKSFEMPGARPHYNPDRPGQVEHIFLDLVLNIPKQSFRGTCSIRINPVRSGIDKLTLDAVNLNIKSVKVGEIEQNFDSDGEVLQIQLHEPTQAYQPITIAIEYSVEKPQRGLYFVGPDKNYPDKPTQVWTQGEDEDSRFWFPCFDYPGQLATSEIRVQVPRQLFAISNGELISTKNEGDEKIYHWSQTQVHPTYLMTLAVGDFAEIKDEWNGKPVNYYVERSREADAKRSMGKTPQMIEFFSEAFGYPYPFPKYAQVCVDDFIFGGMENTSTTLLTDRCLLDERATLDNRGTESLVAHELAHQWFGDLVVIKHWSHAWIKEGMASYSEVLWTDKEYGKEDAAYYMLNEARNYLAEDSSRYRRPIVTHVYREAIELYDRHLYEKGACVYHMIRAELGDELFYKAIHTFVRDNAHKTVETIDLLRAIEKATGRNLMFLFDQYVYRGGHPDYKVAYSWDGDSKLAKVTVTQTQVKDSKNDNGNSKEVFDLKIPIGFGYKPEKDAEDNSYGRSTANLKTFTVRIYEREQSFYFPLEEKPAFISFDVGNSYLKTVVLEYGVAELKAQLQFDPDPVSRIYAAQALAKKGGLEAVKTLSEVLKKEPFWAVRAEVAGQLVEIKLDQVFEGLVSGLKDKDARVRRAVVNALGKIQTHETYKALRSIVEKGDDSYYVEAAAASAMGSIAGANPDEKPTDEQVLKELKLVLKERQGWNEVVRSGAIAGLAQMKTSEDALNLILKYTAAGTPQALRLAAIRSLGTISTGQTKVNLERILQRLAELSKETFFLTQVSVVAGLGQMQTRKAIRILRSLADQTPDGRVRRMADEAVQRVQKNAGSDAAVKQLREELDQVKKENQDLRSRMENLEAKAKKD, encoded by the coding sequence ATGTCACACACTTACTTTGATTCTGAAAACGGTCACAAATCCTTCGAGATGCCCGGTGCTCGGCCGCATTACAATCCCGATCGCCCTGGTCAAGTAGAACACATTTTCCTCGACTTAGTGCTGAATATTCCCAAACAAAGCTTTCGTGGCACTTGCAGCATCCGCATCAATCCAGTCCGCAGCGGTATTGACAAATTAACCTTAGATGCTGTAAACCTAAATATCAAATCAGTAAAAGTCGGCGAAATTGAGCAAAATTTCGACAGCGATGGCGAAGTGCTGCAAATTCAACTACACGAACCAACCCAAGCTTACCAACCAATTACAATTGCGATCGAATACTCGGTCGAAAAACCCCAGCGCGGCCTCTATTTCGTCGGCCCGGACAAAAACTATCCAGACAAACCAACACAAGTTTGGACTCAAGGCGAAGACGAAGATTCCCGCTTCTGGTTTCCCTGTTTCGACTATCCTGGACAACTCGCTACTTCAGAAATTCGAGTCCAAGTTCCGAGACAACTATTTGCTATTTCCAACGGCGAATTAATTAGTACAAAAAACGAAGGCGACGAAAAAATTTATCACTGGTCCCAAACTCAGGTACACCCAACGTATTTAATGACCTTAGCAGTCGGAGATTTTGCCGAAATTAAAGATGAATGGAACGGCAAACCAGTTAATTATTACGTGGAAAGAAGCCGCGAAGCAGACGCTAAGCGCAGCATGGGCAAAACGCCTCAAATGATTGAATTCTTTTCTGAAGCATTTGGCTATCCTTACCCTTTTCCCAAATACGCTCAAGTCTGCGTCGATGATTTCATCTTCGGTGGTATGGAAAATACTTCGACAACTTTGCTAACAGATAGGTGCTTGTTAGATGAACGTGCCACCCTCGACAATCGAGGCACTGAAAGCTTAGTTGCCCACGAATTGGCTCACCAGTGGTTCGGTGATTTAGTAGTAATTAAACATTGGTCTCATGCTTGGATAAAAGAAGGCATGGCTTCTTATTCCGAGGTGCTGTGGACTGACAAAGAATACGGCAAAGAAGACGCGGCTTACTATATGTTAAATGAAGCCCGCAATTATTTAGCTGAAGACAGTTCCCGCTACCGCCGCCCGATCGTTACTCACGTTTACCGCGAAGCCATTGAATTGTACGATCGCCATTTGTACGAAAAAGGCGCTTGCGTCTATCACATGATTCGCGCCGAGTTGGGCGACGAATTATTTTACAAAGCAATTCACACTTTTGTGCGGGATAACGCTCACAAAACTGTAGAAACGATCGATTTGCTCAGGGCGATAGAAAAGGCTACTGGTCGCAATCTCATGTTTTTGTTTGACCAGTACGTTTATCGCGGCGGTCATCCAGATTATAAAGTTGCTTATTCCTGGGATGGCGACAGCAAATTAGCAAAAGTTACTGTCACCCAAACTCAGGTAAAAGATAGCAAAAATGACAACGGCAACAGCAAAGAGGTCTTTGACCTAAAAATTCCCATAGGCTTCGGTTACAAGCCGGAAAAAGATGCAGAAGATAACAGTTATGGACGTTCTACGGCTAACCTAAAAACTTTCACAGTCAGAATATACGAACGCGAGCAAAGCTTCTATTTCCCCCTAGAAGAGAAGCCGGCGTTTATCAGTTTCGATGTTGGCAATAGTTACTTAAAAACAGTTGTTTTAGAGTATGGAGTTGCCGAACTAAAAGCTCAGTTGCAGTTCGATCCAGACCCTGTTTCCCGGATTTACGCTGCCCAAGCTTTGGCGAAAAAGGGAGGGCTGGAAGCGGTGAAAACGCTGTCAGAAGTTCTCAAGAAAGAGCCGTTCTGGGCAGTGCGGGCGGAAGTTGCCGGTCAGTTAGTGGAAATTAAACTCGACCAAGTTTTTGAAGGTTTAGTAAGTGGTTTAAAAGATAAAGATGCTCGTGTTCGTCGCGCTGTGGTGAATGCGCTGGGTAAAATCCAAACTCACGAAACTTATAAAGCGCTGAGGTCGATCGTCGAAAAAGGCGACGACAGCTATTACGTAGAAGCAGCAGCAGCGAGTGCTATGGGCTCCATTGCAGGGGCTAACCCCGACGAAAAACCGACCGACGAACAGGTACTGAAAGAGTTAAAATTGGTGCTGAAAGAGCGTCAGGGCTGGAATGAGGTAGTGCGATCGGGTGCGATCGCAGGTTTGGCGCAAATGAAAACTTCTGAAGATGCGCTGAATCTAATTTTGAAATACACTGCGGCGGGTACTCCGCAAGCTTTGCGCTTGGCTGCAATTCGATCTTTGGGCACAATTTCGACGGGTCAAACCAAGGTCAATTTAGAACGGATTTTGCAGCGATTGGCAGAATTATCTAAAGAGACGTTTTTCTTGACTCAAGTCTCTGTAGTAGCGGGATTAGGACAAATGCAAACTCGCAAAGCCATTCGCATTTTGCGTTCTTTAGCTGACCAAACTCCCGATGGCCGCGTTCGCCGCATGGCTGATGAAGCTGTGCAAAGAGTTCAGAAAAATGCTGGTTCTGATGCAGCGGTAAAGCAGTTGCGGGAGGAATTAGATCAGGTGAAAAAGGAGAATCAAGATTTGAGGAGTCGGATGGAAAATTTGGAGGCTAAGGCGAAGAAAGATTAG
- a CDS encoding NUDIX domain-containing protein, whose product MSIKTALLIEQSGVIPYRIQDGQIEVMLITSSASKRWVIPKGLIEPDMTPQDSAAKEAWEEAGLLGKVFPDLLGTYEYQKSGYICQVGVFLMQVQAVLEIWPEASKRKRQWVSIPKAIKRVNEPELKLIIADLPNRFW is encoded by the coding sequence ATGAGTATAAAAACCGCTTTACTGATTGAGCAATCGGGGGTAATTCCCTATCGCATTCAAGACGGACAAATTGAAGTAATGCTGATTACTTCTTCGGCTAGCAAGCGCTGGGTGATTCCCAAAGGATTAATTGAACCTGACATGACTCCCCAAGATTCCGCCGCCAAGGAAGCTTGGGAAGAAGCAGGTTTGTTGGGTAAAGTGTTCCCGGATTTGCTGGGAACTTACGAGTATCAAAAGTCCGGCTATATTTGTCAGGTAGGGGTATTTTTAATGCAAGTGCAAGCAGTTCTAGAAATTTGGCCGGAAGCTAGCAAGAGAAAGCGGCAGTGGGTAAGTATTCCTAAAGCAATTAAGCGGGTTAATGAACCGGAACTCAAACTCATTATTGCGGATTTGCCGAATCGGTTCTGGTGA
- a CDS encoding FAD-binding oxidoreductase produces MIRVAIIGCGIIGASIAFELSQFPELKVTVFDQQPPAQGSTGAALGVLMGVISHKTKGRNWQLRETSLQRYETLIPELEAVTGRKIPFNKQGILMLCSEGEDLIKWENLIATRRSQGWQLELWDVERVRDRCPHLSLSDRIIAAIYSPQDRQVDPTALTLALIDAAERNGVIFKFGVPVEAAEIAASLEFERLIVCAGLGSAAVTASLNQLVDIRPVLGQALHLRSANPLGNPDFSPVITCDDVHIVPLGNQEFWVGATVEFSENGGEIQANADMLAQVMARARSLCPGLAEAEIIRKWSGLRPRPEGRPAPIIETLSGNDRVFIASGHYRNGVLLAPATARSIREMILQ; encoded by the coding sequence ATGATTCGCGTTGCAATTATTGGTTGCGGTATTATTGGGGCTTCGATCGCCTTTGAACTAAGTCAATTTCCAGAACTGAAAGTTACTGTGTTCGACCAACAGCCGCCGGCACAAGGTTCTACTGGCGCGGCACTCGGTGTTTTGATGGGAGTTATTAGCCACAAAACTAAGGGTAGAAATTGGCAGTTGAGGGAAACCAGCCTTCAGCGCTACGAAACTTTGATTCCAGAATTGGAAGCAGTTACGGGGCGAAAAATTCCTTTTAACAAACAAGGAATTTTAATGCTTTGTTCGGAGGGAGAGGATTTAATTAAGTGGGAAAATTTGATAGCAACTCGCCGGTCTCAAGGTTGGCAATTGGAACTTTGGGATGTGGAACGAGTGCGCGATCGCTGCCCTCATCTCTCTTTAAGCGATCGCATTATTGCTGCGATTTATTCGCCTCAAGACCGGCAAGTCGATCCGACGGCGCTAACTTTGGCTTTGATTGATGCTGCGGAACGAAATGGGGTGATTTTTAAGTTTGGGGTGCCCGTTGAAGCAGCGGAGATTGCTGCTAGTTTGGAGTTTGAGCGACTAATTGTTTGCGCTGGTTTGGGTTCTGCTGCTGTGACTGCATCGTTAAATCAGTTGGTTGACATTCGCCCGGTGTTGGGACAAGCGCTGCATTTGCGATCGGCCAATCCTTTAGGAAACCCTGATTTTAGCCCAGTAATTACTTGCGATGACGTTCACATTGTGCCTTTGGGAAATCAGGAATTTTGGGTGGGGGCGACGGTGGAGTTTTCAGAAAATGGCGGGGAAATTCAGGCGAATGCTGATATGTTGGCGCAAGTGATGGCGAGGGCGAGATCACTTTGTCCGGGCTTAGCAGAAGCTGAAATCATCAGGAAATGGTCGGGATTGCGCCCGCGGCCGGAAGGGCGGCCAGCCCCAATTATTGAGACGCTTTCCGGTAACGATCGCGTTTTCATCGCCAGCGGCCACTATCGCAACGGTGTTCTGCTGGCCCCTGCAACAGCGCGATCGATTCGAGAAATGATTTTGCAATAA
- a CDS encoding alpha/beta fold hydrolase, producing MLIDEKIVEVGPLKWFYRETNPVNETAKPPVLLLHGLPSQSFTWTVMMPDLAAQGFRSIAPDWVGYGRSTKPDKRDFAYTPDAFVDALAGFIQAIELDRFSLVVQGFLASAGIQYALRNADKIERLAIINTPVSPDIKLPWKMQQLGLPFIGDMMTQDPLLVDRTLEGGSRQTISDKDLDVYRGPFLKSSDAGRSLMNTVRNIQLPQSMAEIESGLKGWTRPTLFVWGLTDPWLSVEPVQKLVGSLQNAELVTLEQAGHYPQEHWSEKVGNSVITFLRRQEVK from the coding sequence ATGTTAATTGATGAGAAGATAGTTGAAGTAGGCCCGCTGAAATGGTTTTATCGGGAAACAAATCCGGTTAACGAAACTGCTAAACCGCCCGTACTGCTGCTGCACGGTTTGCCTTCCCAGAGTTTTACCTGGACTGTAATGATGCCGGATTTGGCTGCACAAGGATTTAGATCGATCGCCCCTGATTGGGTGGGCTACGGGCGATCGACAAAACCAGACAAGCGCGACTTTGCCTACACTCCCGATGCTTTTGTTGACGCCCTCGCTGGCTTTATTCAAGCTATAGAATTAGACCGCTTTTCCCTCGTTGTCCAAGGATTTTTAGCTTCAGCCGGGATTCAATACGCTTTACGCAATGCCGATAAAATTGAGCGTCTAGCCATCATCAATACACCAGTTTCACCTGATATCAAATTGCCTTGGAAAATGCAGCAGTTGGGGCTGCCTTTTATTGGCGACATGATGACGCAAGACCCGCTTTTGGTTGACAGAACTCTCGAAGGGGGCAGCCGCCAGACAATATCAGACAAGGATTTAGATGTTTACCGCGGCCCGTTTTTGAAGAGTTCGGATGCAGGTCGATCGCTGATGAATACTGTCCGCAATATTCAATTGCCGCAGTCAATGGCAGAAATTGAATCCGGCTTGAAAGGATGGACTCGACCAACTTTATTTGTCTGGGGTTTGACAGATCCTTGGCTGAGTGTTGAACCAGTTCAAAAGCTAGTCGGTTCCCTGCAAAATGCAGAGTTAGTCACACTGGAACAAGCGGGGCATTATCCTCAAGAACATTGGTCAGAAAAAGTTGGCAATTCTGTGATCACTTTTCTGCGCCGCCAGGAGGTAAAATAA
- a CDS encoding apocytochrome f, producing the protein MPQTNLSAIFRRSARTIAKTALIAIAAAAFFLTSDIALPQAAFAYPFWAQQTAPATPREATGRIVCANCHLGAKPTQVEVPQSVLPDTVFEAIVKIPYDTSVQQVVGDGSKGGLNVGAVVMLPEGFKIAPADRIPEEMKEKVGDLYFQPYSETQENIVLVGPVPGEQYKELVFPVLSPNPETDKSVHYGKYQIYVGGNRGRGQVYPTGEKSNNTVYNASVAGSISKIAQPEDGGYQVTIQPAEGAAVVDTIPAGPELIVSEGQTVAAGELLTNNPNVGGFGQKDVEIVLQSADRVKGLMAFVALTMLAQIMLVLKKKQVEKVQAAEMNF; encoded by the coding sequence ATGCCACAAACTAATTTATCTGCGATATTTCGCCGCAGTGCCAGGACGATCGCGAAAACAGCCTTAATTGCGATCGCAGCCGCAGCATTTTTCCTCACCAGCGACATCGCACTTCCCCAAGCAGCATTTGCTTACCCTTTCTGGGCTCAGCAAACAGCACCCGCTACTCCCCGCGAAGCAACAGGCCGGATTGTTTGCGCTAACTGTCACCTCGGTGCAAAACCGACTCAAGTAGAAGTACCGCAATCTGTTTTGCCAGATACGGTGTTTGAAGCTATTGTCAAGATTCCCTACGATACTAGCGTGCAGCAAGTTGTCGGCGACGGTAGCAAAGGTGGCTTGAATGTCGGTGCCGTTGTGATGTTGCCCGAAGGTTTCAAGATTGCTCCCGCTGACAGAATTCCCGAAGAAATGAAGGAAAAAGTCGGCGATCTTTACTTCCAACCTTACAGCGAAACCCAAGAAAATATTGTTTTAGTGGGCCCAGTACCGGGAGAACAGTACAAAGAATTGGTATTCCCAGTTTTGTCGCCGAATCCGGAAACTGACAAGTCCGTTCACTACGGCAAATACCAAATTTATGTTGGTGGCAACCGCGGTCGCGGTCAGGTTTATCCTACTGGCGAAAAGAGCAATAATACTGTTTACAATGCTTCGGTAGCTGGCAGCATTTCTAAGATTGCTCAACCTGAAGATGGCGGTTATCAAGTGACAATTCAACCTGCCGAAGGTGCAGCGGTTGTTGATACGATTCCTGCCGGCCCAGAACTGATTGTTTCCGAAGGACAAACAGTTGCAGCAGGCGAACTTTTGACGAACAATCCTAATGTGGGCGGCTTCGGTCAAAAAGACGTAGAGATTGTGCTGCAAAGTGCCGATCGAGTTAAAGGATTGATGGCTTTCGTGGCTTTGACCATGCTGGCTCAAATTATGCTGGTTCTCAAGAAGAAACAGGTCGAAAAAGTTCAAGCTGCTGAAATGAATTTCTAA
- a CDS encoding cytochrome b6-f complex iron-sulfur subunit: MAQSSAGNPDVPDMGRRQFMNLLTFGTVTGVALGALYPVVQYFVPPASGAVGGGVTAKDALGNDIIVSEYLASHPAGDRSLAQGLKGDPTYVVVKEDQSIADYGINAVCTHLGCVVPWNVSENKFICPCHGSQYNNEGKVVRGPAPLSLALAHATVADDKIAFTTWTETDFRTGEAPWWS, translated from the coding sequence ATGGCTCAATCTTCTGCTGGAAATCCCGATGTTCCCGATATGGGGCGTCGCCAATTTATGAATTTGCTGACGTTCGGTACAGTCACAGGTGTGGCACTGGGCGCACTCTATCCCGTTGTCCAATATTTTGTTCCTCCGGCGAGTGGGGCAGTTGGCGGCGGAGTGACAGCTAAAGATGCTTTGGGTAACGACATCATCGTTAGCGAATATTTGGCTTCGCACCCTGCGGGCGATCGCAGCTTAGCCCAAGGTCTCAAAGGCGACCCCACCTATGTTGTGGTGAAAGAAGACCAATCTATCGCCGACTACGGCATCAATGCAGTCTGCACTCACTTGGGTTGCGTCGTGCCTTGGAATGTTAGCGAAAACAAGTTTATCTGTCCTTGCCACGGTTCTCAATACAACAATGAGGGCAAAGTGGTGCGCGGCCCTGCGCCTTTGTCTCTGGCCCTGGCCCACGCCACTGTCGCAGATGACAAGATCGCTTTTACAACTTGGACAGAAACAGATTTCCGCACCGGCGAAGCACCTTGGTGGTCTTAA
- a CDS encoding DUF3067 family protein: MTGKDLHQLLLEKWGKSYDIRLRRTRGKIFVQVMWKYLEQASFPMTEADYFEHLDAVANYLNGWGSTEQVREYIVTTRDRPRLGKAVSVPLDLGERASEWLVDEF, from the coding sequence ATGACGGGCAAGGATTTACACCAGCTACTGCTAGAAAAATGGGGAAAGTCTTACGATATCAGATTGCGGCGAACACGGGGCAAGATTTTTGTGCAAGTTATGTGGAAATATTTAGAACAGGCATCTTTTCCGATGACGGAGGCTGATTATTTCGAGCATTTGGATGCAGTGGCCAATTACCTCAACGGCTGGGGGAGCACAGAACAGGTGAGAGAATACATCGTAACTACTCGCGATCGCCCCCGCTTAGGTAAAGCTGTCAGCGTTCCTCTAGATTTGGGTGAAAGAGCCTCGGAGTGGTTGGTAGACGAGTTTTGA
- a CDS encoding carbon dioxide-concentrating mechanism protein CcmK, protein MGVALGMVEVLGFPAAVEVADSMVKAARVTLVRYEKITRAYWTIIVRGDVSEVQAAVAAGIESVKKVDGGKLLSYHIIARPHENLDYVLPIGYTPEVEQFRM, encoded by the coding sequence ATGGGTGTTGCACTGGGAATGGTTGAAGTCTTAGGATTTCCCGCTGCAGTAGAAGTTGCGGACTCAATGGTGAAAGCAGCCCGTGTTACTTTAGTTCGCTATGAGAAAATAACCCGCGCCTACTGGACAATTATAGTGCGAGGAGATGTTTCTGAAGTGCAAGCAGCCGTTGCTGCCGGAATTGAATCAGTTAAAAAGGTCGATGGCGGAAAGTTGCTATCGTATCACATAATTGCTCGTCCTCACGAGAATCTAGATTACGTTTTGCCGATCGGCTATACTCCCGAAGTCGAACAGTTCCGAATGTAG